GACAAAAGTTGAAATGTTCCTGAGTGAAGTGCATAATGCAAAGAGGACAAAGTGccctgtgtgtgttagtatttCGGGTGTGGCGCACTGAGCTGGCACTGCACGTTCTGGTTTCGTGGTTCAATACATGGCACTGCCGTCACTTCTTGTTGCAGCGTTGTGTGGACTGTGGGCAGATTGTGAAACCAAACGAGCGATGATGGGGAAAGGCCAATAAAGTTTCTGAGCCATGGACATGGCCCCGGCTGTAAAAGGCCAGCACAAGGGTTATGTTTGTGCTCCGTAGTTGACTCGGAGAGACAAATGCCAGCCTCACCCTTGTTTCCTTGCCTCACAGAGACTGCAGTGTTTCTGATAAGTACGCCACAATGATGCCCGACACTGTCTCACCCACAGCTGATTCCTCTATTCAAACTCTCCTTGTGTCTACATTTTTCAGGACTCCTGATGCATGAGAGCGTCTGGGTGTGTCTTTAAATCcaaaaatatttcattagaATGAAAGGACGTAGATGAAGGATGTCACATGTGGTTGTTGAATGCTGCAGAGCAAGTAAGCTTCATTGCAGAGGTATGCTTCtgatcacacacgcacacccatTCATTTAAGGCTTTGGTACTGTATGTTTGTCTTTTGGATGTTATTGTCTCAAAGAAGCAGAGCTGCCTTGATCTTGTTGGTGGCTGGATTGAGACACATCCTGTGGTCTCATTTCGGTCCATGTTCAGTTTTCACCTGTAGATTGTTTGTCTTGCTAGAGATCCACATATAATTTTCCTTCGGTTGCAGCACAGGGAAATGATTGGAAATGATTGGAAAGCTCATTTACTTTGGCTCATGTTAAGAAGTTATTTGTCTAACATTTGAAAAGTGGCTCATGTTTCTTCGGCTGtatgtgtttctttttgtctctgGTTTGTATCGCTAGAACACTCTTCAAATGAAAGTCAAATAAAATTAATTGTATGCTTTGGCACAATAGTGTCACGCAATTCTGTCGCTATTTGACAAGATAGAAGTCAGTCACATTAGCTGTTGTCTGATATTGTCCACCATTGTGTGGTTGATGATTGTTTAGCATACAGTGAGTGGCTAACTTGCACACGTAATCGTGTCTTGTGTCTTTGCATTTCCACTGGAGGTTAAAAGAAGAAGGATGCCTCTTGCCCTTTGACCTTGGCAAGAGAGTGGTGAAGTGAAAGGCTGTGAAAGCACGCAGAGGTTGAGGCTTATGGCTGACTGCTGGTGGAAGTGATGAGAGCGTCCTGTTAATTTGTCAAGTTTCCTGTCAGAGCTCTGTGTACTCACTGTATAGCACGTATACATTGTCTGACAGGGGTCAGctgtttaaaggaccagtgtgtaacattttgggggatctattagcagaaatggaatataatatttataactatgtttaatgtataatcacctgaaactaagaattgttgtgttttcgtatgcttagaatgagcccttcatatctacatagggagcgggtcctcttcacagagtccgccatgtggCTCTGCcacatttctacagtagcccagaacggacaaaccaaacactggctctagagagagcctttcacgttttgttACATAACCTgtaggccaccgtagttctccgacacgttgtgaaactgcagtaacgtgagccacagagtgcaaaaccgtggtaccgcccgCTACTGTTTGACATCCGTTGGTCCTAAAGTTGttgtggtaaggatggcctctgagcaaggcgaacagtgttaccacggttttgcactcggcggctcacgttaccgtcTTGTGAGcaagaggggtactcagttggttgcaatctgcaaccacaccactagatgccagtaaatcctacacactgtacctttaaggacCCTGAAGTGTCCTGTTTTACTTCTTAAACTAAAACTATTTTTTACCTGTAAGATAAGAAACAAAGTTAAAAGGGGCATCTCCACAAGACAAAAAGACTTTTATTCTGATGCCATCTGTTTGATAATATATATTGGATGTCTTGTTAAATTCAGGCTGCCTTTATTGCTTGCATGTGTgcaagacacacaaacacaaatggctttcttctcctttttcagCACATTAAAGACCAAAAACCCAATGTGGTTATTTCAACTGATAATACTACTTCACTGAAGCTACTTAGCCAGTACTCTCTGTATAGAACTTGTGTGTTTCAGACTCCGATGACGTTCTGATTATGATTGTGCTCAATCATATGAGCGCTCAGCTGATTTTACCAGCCCGGAGGCTCTGGAGGCCTGAAAATAGCCCTCATATTTTCCCTTCTGTTCAGCTATTACCACTAACCATAAATAAGCATTACGAGAAACAGTGTGGTAGTAGTTTTGGTATAAAGCTATAATCTTAGACTTTGTGACTGTGTTCCAAGCCACACAAGAGAGGGCATTTTCTTTCTCCAACCTCTTTTATTGGGCCCATAAATTTGCATTATGCCAAATTGGTAACCGTCCATTTCAGCTTTTCACTGTTGGCGAATCAGCATGATGGAAGCCCCCGGTGCAAGATGACGCATACTGGTGGGAAAGTTGTTCTGCTTTTCATCCTACTGGTTTAATCTTCTGCAGCTTGTTGTGTTTTATAATGTAATCCaatgttttaatgtaaaatcttaatctgacatgtaactgtgcaatatcaatatTCCATATTCTGTGCAATATAAACATTTCATATTCCATATTCATATGTGCAATACTGTGAACCCATTATTCAgtctattttttaaatcttgttttttaCTGTCTACTTGCTGACTATATTGTTATTGCTTACTTCCTTGTTTATtagatcttgttttgttttttaactgatGTCTCTTGTTTGCACTGTACCGctttgctgctgtaatcctgcacatttccccgctgtgggactaataagggattatcgtatcgtatcatatcgtatcatatcgtatcatatcgtaactacatttatctgaccgTTATAgttgagtaaaaaaaacttACCTACTCTAAATAAATATGTCTCTCTGAAATGCAGCgaaatagaaatataaagtaacaGGAAATGTAAATGCTCAAGTTAAGTACAAATACCTGAAATTTGTACTTAAAAGTTCTGTGATTAGGATccgctctgtatgtagatataaacagctcttTCTAAGGTagcgaaaacacaacgattcttagtttcaggtgattatacactaatgaaaacatagttatgaatatttcattccatttctgacaacagttcccactaaatgttacacactgttcctttaagtacagtatttgtaCCACTAAATGCTATATTGTACAGTCAGTGCTAATGTCTCGGTTCAGTTGTCACCATCTAACAAGCTGCCCTGATTTTAAAGAATTGAAAAGATGTGTTTAATTATACGCCCTTACTTTGTTTCCTCCCCCTGAACCGAGCAACCTTTATGAACCTGACCATGTTCGTGCATTACATTCTCAGCAGGTTCGTTGGTTACATTGCATGCTGGGAAGGGGCTGTAAGAAATCCAAGTGCTCATGGATAGAGAGGCATGTGTGACTATTGTATTACCACATGATAGCAGGAATGTGTAGCAGCATGCACATGGGATGTGAAGCAGATATCTCCTATCACTGTTATGGTTGCTCTATGTACTGTAGCTGGTTATAACAGTTTATTCTCTAAATAGACACTACGGTCACCTTGGGTGACAAGTACACGATGTACACAAGAGAAAATATAATATCAGGCTTGCAGGTTGACACTGTGAGTTTTGTTTGGTTTCACAGGATCAAGAATGAGCCGACAATTTCCTGCAAAAGTGATTTACTGACTGCCAGGTCAACTGTCAAACCCCAAAAATATGACTGAAATTCAGTTTGACCTGGGTACTATGGTGGGGCTTTGTTGCTCCAACAGTAAAGCCTTGTTTGGTGTTCCGATGTTAAACCATCAGTTATTAGTTTTATCGATATTTGAAATCAGAAACAAAAAGCCCTTTTGTGCCCCTAAACATTAACTAGATGTTTTTACAGCTGCTTGATTGTGTGATTAGTGTaaaaatagacacacacacacgtaaaacactttactttacggcttacaattatttttccagaaatgtgtgtttgttttcctctcagcctttgtgttgctgtgtgagagtgagtgaaGGGCTGGCAGTAGTCTGGATTGTGCTCTCACTTTCCAGCTCTTTCACTGCCCAACACAGAGACCCAACAAGCATGCCCTCTGTTCTTTTATTGTCAATTTCTCTCACACATGCACCTCTGTTTTCTGCTCTTCCTCTCGCAGGCATCAAGAGACCAACAGGAGGCTGAAAAATGTgagtggaaaaataaaaataagcagtgttttgttttcttctgagaGCTTGATTTATTGACCTGTCATTCagcaataataaaacacaatggAGCTTCAGTCCTGTATAGCTATGAAtcccttaaaggggaactccaacaattttacacatcaaagtctttTTACAGATGTTGGCGAGTACTACCTACATATGTGGAAAATATGTTGCATTAGAGCCTTTTGTGGCTTCAATTTATCAGAATTTTGTGCAAAATCGgataaattgcctcaagtgatgtcacttgagtcagagTTGGTCGgagctgaagactacaagtttgaaaatgacaaaaatctGGAGGTttagttagaaagaagtgatctTACCAGACCTGTAGCTCCTCACCTGTACTTGAGGCTAGCAGCTGGAGGCTATATACATTGTGCATTGTCAGTAATGTAGGAGCCaagttttgacaaggaagaaaaatgtgtggaataaaaaataCGATATTGTCTGCTTCTACTTTTGagatattttgtattatttattattattatataaacacattatattctattttagattatgtttttattttattatttattttattttgtataatattttttattttatattatatattattattatatattttttttaaattaatttatgtatCTATGAAATACAGACAGACACTAAACATGTAGCACAAAATTAATTAGTTTGTCCTTACATTAATTCCAGACTAAATTTGAGATATATTTCAAGGTCTTACCTTTAAGTTTGAAAAGTAACCTGAAAGGTACTTTTAAAGTACAAGATATGATGTTTAAATTGCTCTTTTTGAGGAATGTTTGTCCCACAGATGTAATATTAGTTAAAGATTTAGATTTTCAAATGCAAGTGAAAGCATAGTATTTCTCATTACAGCTTCATCGTGTTTAATTAATCCTACAATATTTCCCTGAACGTGGCCCCGTGACATAAAACCAAAGAGCTGACGTGACAGTTTGAACCGTATCGTGTAATAAAGGACCAGCATCATCGATGTATCGATGATTGTTTGCTTTAGTGCAGCACATTTACCTGCCCAggctgataataatgcacacacaaacagcaacagAGTATTCTGGATGAGCCTGGAAACGAGAGCAGGGCACCAGCTGATATCACCTTGTGTCATAACAATCACCTGCTTTAGCACTGCACTGAACATTCATGAACTAGGGTAAAGGTACAGCTATAATCTGATGTATTCTGTCTGGTAATAACTTATTATAGGCTTGTGTAATAAGTTATTTGTTTTCTCCTCTCCAGGTATTGATCACCATTTACTGGCTTGGAAGAAGAGCTCAGTGCGACCGTTTCTATGATGGACCTTACCTGAATTTGAAGGCGTTTGAAGGCTTATTGGGCACAGCACTATACAAGGTAAAACTGTGGATAGTTATCCCATTCATTGAGCACTCTAAGCTGTCTTATCAGTGTCGTCATGAAACAAAAGCTTAATTTTCTTGTGGAAACCAGATATAGCATGAATGAAATCCTCTTTTACAGCCACTGCCCAGTACATTTCTGTATCCTCCCTGGTATGTAGACTATGTGTGGAAGAATGACCGTTAAAGGCCGGGGGGCCTTGGATTGCTGGCCACTAAAACCAAAGCTACGTTAAGTCATAAATGATCTGACCCTGCTATTTTAATCTTGTTTACAACACGGCACACAGCTCGCATACATTTGCAGGTGAAAATAgcttcttcttttcctccccCTGCTCATTTTAGTGTTGAATTTGGCACTTTGCTTTCACATAGATTTATAGGTGATGGTGTGCAAGCCCTCTATAATTCAACTAACTACAGGGATTTTCAGTAATAGCAGTTGGTTACAGCGCGTCTTGTACGTTTAGCCATGATAATCCAAGTTCACCGGCGCATGGTTAGGCTGGGTTTAGTTTGTGGACTTCGGTGGATTACAGATCTGAAAATAATTTTTGTTATGGCTGACAAGTTTTTGCTTGTTTGTAGCCGTGCTGGTTAAGGTGGCTCCGGGGGCTTGCTTATGTATTTACGTGCAATAAAAATGTCTTCATGCAGTAAAGTTTGTTTTGACAGCGATGGCACTGAAGAGAATGGCACTGAAGAGAAAACAATGAGGTTATTACAATGTAAATTACAGCATGCGCCGTCTCTTATAGATAGTATAGGAGCGTATGTTTACAGTAACTGAGTCTGCAGAAATCAGAGGCCAGACTTCACACTCTACCTGGGAGATCTCTTGCACACCACACACAGTGGAGCTAAATATTGTAATTGGCACCCTATTATCtgactttgtgtgttttgtgtgcgtgtgtgtatgaaagGCTCTGCAGGAATCGTCCAGTCAGAAAGGCAGCAACGTCAGAGACAGCGGTTTTGGCGATAGCTGGTACTCAGAGCGAGAGGAGCTCTTCcaactgagaggaggaggaggagtaggaggaggaggcggcggacACAGGAGAGACGACTCCCTGGACAGCTTGGACTCTTTGGGCTCCCGACCCCAGAGCATCTCATCTGACACCACTCTCAAAGGCAGCAGCGAGGGTAGGAGACGTCCTATCATTTGtatttacacacaaacaaaatcagACACGTGCTATTCTTGACCTCTTTCTTTATACACTTCTAAAACTGACTTTATagcatgtttttctttaatttttgtAAATTGCTGTTTATGTTATCCCACTCACACAGCTGATGTTTCTCAAATTGTATCTCAGCATGATTATTTATAATGAAGTTCTGTCTAGATCTTCAAATATTTGTGAACAGGGAAGATATGCTGCATCGGAGCCAGAAAGTTGCCTCCCATTTGTGAAAACAAATACCTATTGCCATCTAGTGGTATGCTTTTGAAAGTGAATGTTTTCAGCAAAAAGACCCTTATATATATCAAAGCTAAAGCCCGTCTGTGATCTTGTTTCATGACAAACGTGTAGTATGCCTTGAGAGTTCTGGTCAGTGATCTCAGAGTGGGTGTCCCCCGCTGTAAGAGAGAGCGGTGAGACATTCCACAGCCGTCCACACCGGCTTGTAAATGAAGAGGCCTTCGCTCCCCACCCTGCACCCCTCTGTTACTCCTCAGAAAGTCACGCcagaacacacaacacactctCCCCTCGCTCTTTTCCCGGCTCTCACCTCGTTTGTCCTTCTTGCTACTTCATTATCAGACATCctgcttctcttctctttcattTCTTCTCCCACATGTATTTCCCGTAATCTGTTTTACACCTCTttgtcctccctcctctcctgctctgtcTCTGCCATCAGGTTGTTGCAGTGACACTGAGGCAGACTCCGTCTTCAGGATGGCCGAGAACAAGGACGGTATCTCTTACCGCCGGTCAGTAAACATCACGCCCAAGGCCAGCGCCCAGTTTAACCAGTTCCTGCCCACTAAAGACAAATCTTCAGGCTACGTGCCTGCGCCGCTAAGGAAGAAACGGGCCGAACGCAATGAGGACAGCCGGCGCAGCTGGGCCAACCCCACATACGCGGAGGATGAAGGCCCACTCACCAGGTACTGTTACACCCAACAGTTTGATCTGTTTAAAGGTGCCGTTTCTCACCTCAGACAactaattttatttcatttttttccccttaaaaGCAAGACAAAGTGATCTAGTGTTCATACCCAAGTCCTTGGTTTGTGCTTCAAATGCCTGAAGTTTACGTTATCTCCTCTCCCGTCATGTTGTGGTGCTGTTGTGTTGTCTGCGAATGGACGATGGTGGTGTGTACTGGTTGTGTTTCATTTTCTGTGGATTGACGACCTCAGTGAAACAAGGCCTTCCTCTGACTGCTACGGCTACAGTCAAGCATCCCAGAGTGCCTCGCCCGCGGCTCATCTACAGTGGGCCTACGAGTATGAAAGCGGCAGCGACTCGGACGCAGATCGACCGGACCCTGATCTCCTTCTGGACGATCTGGCCAGCAGACGCTTCCACAGCCCCTCCCCGGCTCCTCCCACCAACTTCGCCGTGCCCATCAGTCCCCTGGCGGTAGGGACGGCGTCCAGGGGTAGTGGGAGCCCCTGGCCTAAGGTCCCTATGACTCCCAATGTTGCCCCTCAACAGAATGAGACCTGCTTCAGGTCAGAGAACATGAAGCAACGGTGTGACTTTGATGTGCCTGCCTGATGAGAGCAAACTAGAGCGCTTCTCTTACCTTCAGTTTGCATGGTTAATTGTAACCATGAGCAACATCCTTGGTTGTTGTATGCTGCCGCTAACAGTGCTTTAAAGTCTTCCATTTGTTGGTTTCTGTTTGAATTGTTTTGGGATTTTAGCTGCAGCACGTCCTTATGAGCTTGGAGGAGTGATTTGAGTTTGCAACATAATTCCTCAAATCAATTTTTGCTTCCTTTACAGTTTGAGCTTGCGTTGGTTTGCTTACCCTTGCGTCATCTCATTTGAGGTTGTTGTGCTCGAGGTAAATGCTATCCTCTTTGCGTGACTGgcgtgctgtgctgtgctgctgCGGAAAACAATATTTTGACACGTGTGATCGGCTGTCTGTCTCGAGCAGCAGCGGCATCCACAGTGGGGAAACGCAGCCCCCCCAGCAGAGCTTCGTGAGGGTGGACCACCACCAGCGGCGGCCCATGTCCACTGACAGCCTGTTCGGGGAGATATACGACGACTCTGAGGATGAGGACGATGACGTGGGCTATGCTGACCCCGTCCAAGATGATCTCTACTCCCGCAAGATGGGCCTCAAACCCCAGCCTGTCGCCAAAATGTCTTATGACAAGTTCTTGCCAAAGTTCTGGACGCCCGAAGAAGACCTTCACATACAGAAGATCAAAATGGGCTCTCAGAGGAGACCCTGGTACAAGAAGATGCAAGGCTTCAGGTGTGTGAGGGCAGTAAAATCCAGCATAATGTGGATTTATctcatatatacatactttaaaggggtagtttgggtgttttggggttgtatgaggttatTATCCATAGttggtgtattacttacagtagatggtggTCAGCGTGCCCCAGGCATCAACAGGGCTGTGCTGTAGACAGGGgcagcagaaaaacttattttagccacctaaaagaaaagctcacataaaaaaaatcaatattaatttaattgtacgctatatttctaatattttcactgcttcagacagccctttccttctcctttctgacggggatctgaactgaaagtgaaacttatctatgatCTCTTCAAATCCAGCAGGcttagatgacaaaaacagttcaGATATGTTTCACTTTAAGTTCAGTTTGCCGTCGGAAACtattgtaaatatagcgtacacttaaacggatatctaTTTTTTAGATGGGCCTTTattttaggtggttaaaatacgttcagcagtacattgttttggtactcctgtttctccaaactgggggcgagccgaccgtcatctactgtaggtaatacactgactattgagaagtacctcatacaaccccacttcaaaacactctaactatccctttaaatctctctatattatattttacagaGTAGCAATATCATGGATAACATGTATTCCCTGCTTCTTGCACAATCCTTTCTTACTTTTCCACCAGACACTTTGCTATCCttcaaaaaatgtttgcatGCAAATTTAACCTTTTAGATCCTAAGATTCAAAATGTAATTGACTGCATTTTCTGTATAGATTCCTCCCACTtactcttctttctttctcctgctATTGCCTCCTATCTTTCCCTTCACTTTTACCCTCTCTCTGCTCCTGTCCCCCTTTCCTCCGTCCACCCTGCTGTCCTCGGCTGTAGCTATAAGAAGTCGGGCTCTTCGTCAGATGACTCAGACTGTGACATCAGTCCTTGGCTCTCCTCTGCCCCCTCTCCCTCCggcccctctccctctcactcccacacacacgAGGCCCCGGCACACACCACCCTCGTTGTGGGGAAAAGGTCGATACAGCTGCACGATTGTGACACTGAAGGAATGTTTTAGAGCATCCAGATTTTATAGGAGAAATATAGTTGGGTCCTGTTGGGGCTGAATTTCTGATAAGCTGCTTTTTAATATACTAATGGTAAAATACACTGTCAAGCTACTGGAAGTTGCCCTAACACACTTTATAGAGCAGTTTGCTTGCACTGACCTTAGTAGAAACTAGGCTGTATCTCAGCATTTTTATTACAGTCTATTCCAGTGATGGCAACTAGCATCGCAGTTTTATTTCGTAGCAGAGTGATTGTAAAATCCTGATTTGATCAACATCTGTTTGAATCAAATATCACCACTATAGCCGCTCGATGcatctcttcctccttttcttgCTCTTTGATCCAGTTGCCATGCATGCACTCATCACCTCTCTgtccttttctctccttttgcCCACCCTGCAGTCCACATTTTCAAGCACACACTCCTCCACAGCTCCCCAAGATACAGTCCCCTCTGTTAGAGACCCCCCCTCTGGTGTTTGCCCCAGTGGACCCGGCCTCGGGTCCCAGACTGGTCAAAGGTGAGAGGTGGCCCCTCCTGGGGCGCCAAGACCCCCGGGAGCCCCCGGACTCCTTTGATTATGAGAGCATTTGCCCCGACTTGGAGAATGACGACATGTTTACCAGGCGAACCCTGGCCTTCCAGTCCAACACTGACTTGGCTATGATGAAGTCTCAGCTGCCCGCCAAACGCCGTCTCTACACGTCCGAGCCGCAGCTCAACATCATCACCCAGCGACACAGCAGCGTCAGCACCGATGAGAGCGATTTCCCTGATATCGAGGAGGACGATGTGGTATATCGTAAGGAGAAAACCCAGCAGGTTCAGCGGCCTCTCTCAGGAGCCCCCGACAACTACGCCCCTATGCCCATCCCAGAGCCGTGGGCTCTGCCTCCTGAGCTCAAGGCCAGACTCCTGTGCCCCCCATGTCCTCTGACCAAGGAGGCAGCAGCAGACAAACAGAATTTGACTGAGAAGGAGGAGACGCGTCCTAAAACGGATGACATGCTTGTGCGGAAACTTGGAGTTTGCTCTGACCAGAGCCAGAGCTCATCATCCAATCAGATGGCGCCCTCAGTACCTTCTTCCTGTAGCGAAGGTGACCTGCAGAGATGGCAGGCTATCAGGGTAGCCAGTCAGATAAGATATAAGAAGAGGCTCATGGTGGAGAGGCTGGCTGCTCTCAAGTTGTGAAAGTAGATTGCTGTAACAGTGCCTGTTAGTTTCTGCTTACTTTGTTGACTGTGAAAACTCATTAGTGCCATTTCAGTTTTGAAATATTTTCTGTCAGATGGTGAAGTGGTCTAGACTGCATGTGGATCCAACTTGTGAACGATTGGTCTGAAGGGCATCACTGTCATAGATGGGAGCTCTATCTATTTAAGCTCTTCTTTATGACAACTGATTGGTGCCTTCAGCATTCACTGGGTCAGTCACACAGACTGCAATGAAGGAGCAGCAACAGCTCACGTTTTcctgtttaaaatgtttgttgttACCTCAAAATTGAGTCTTTTTCCAGTAAGAAAGACATTTTAATGAAAGGCCCTATGACATTATAACCATAAGGCCATTCATTATGATTTTCTGCATGATGGGAATATGGTTAATTGTACCTTAGCACCACATGGTACATGCTGAGTGGATGGCGACTGCTACtgtgtttttgaagtgtgatTTTATGAACAAAGCAACACAAATCTCCAACGTCGTTAACTAAATTGTTCGGTACATCATGAGCACTGTTAAACAGACGCAAATTCTGCATTTTGTCTTCGGTTTTGTTTTCCTATCGGACCGAGTTTGCCTGTGAATggaacaaatatatatatacaagcttaataaagaaaataagagATCATGATCTTGTGATGGAATGTATTGAATTGGCCATTTGTTGATCTCACCCACTAACACATACAGAAACGCGGATCTGACCAGAGTTCAATGTTGTTTTCCCTCAGCAGAGGGAACTTCACACTGATGTGTAAAAGCTCAAAGTGCAGCAGCATGAGAGTGTGGAAAGGTTCAAGCCTGAGTAATATCCAAACATAACGTCCTGAGCATACT
This DNA window, taken from Sebastes fasciatus isolate fSebFas1 chromosome 14, fSebFas1.pri, whole genome shotgun sequence, encodes the following:
- the LOC141782405 gene encoding LIM domain only protein 7-like, which gives rise to MLSSLRDWRAVLCCCGKQYFDTCDRLSVSSSSGIHSGETQPPQQSFVRVDHHQRRPMSTDSLFGEIYDDSEDEDDDVGYADPVQDDLYSRKMGLKPQPVAKMSYDKFLPKFWTPEEDLHIQKIKMGSQRRPWYKKMQGFSYKKSGSSSDDSDCDISPWLSSAPSPSGPSPSHSHTHEAPAHTTLVVGKSPHFQAHTPPQLPKIQSPLLETPPLVFAPVDPASGPRLVKGERWPLLGRQDPREPPDSFDYESICPDLENDDMFTRRTLAFQSNTDLAMMKSQLPAKRRLYTSEPQLNIITQRHSSVSTDESDFPDIEEDDVVYRKEKTQQVQRPLSGAPDNYAPMPIPEPWALPPELKARLLCPPCPLTKEAAADKQNLTEKEETRPKTDDMLVRKLGVCSDQSQSSSSNQMAPSVPSSCSEGDLQRWQAIRVASQIRYKKRLMVERLAALKL